In Streptomyces sp. NBC_00683, the DNA window GAGATGCGGTGTCGCCTTCGAGGACAGGCCCCTGCGCCCGCACCTGACACTGGCGCGTGCACGCCGGGGTGATCGGTCCTCTGCGGTGGAGATCGCCGCCACGCTCACCGGATTCACCGGCCACCGATGGCCTGCCGAACGCCTGCACCTGGTCGGCAGCAACGTCGGCCGCAGCAGCGGACCGATCCACTACCGCGACATCGAGGCCTGGGCCCTCGGCAGCGGGTCCCCCGGTGGAGCCTGAACGGCCGGCCTGATCTGGGCACCACCCTCGACAAGAGGTAGAACCTTGCCATGCCAAGCTTCGAGGTCACACCGATAGGCACAGTCCGGAACAACAGGACGGACGTCCAGCACACGGACAACTGGGGTGCCGTCCGCAGCACGATCACGGTCGACGAGCGCTTCGGCGAAGCGTGCCTCCAGGGTCTGGAGGGCTTCTCCCACGTGGAGGTCCTCTTCGTCTTCGACCAGTTCCCGGAACACGACGACCACCGCGAACCCCGCCCCTACCGCGGCCGCCCCGACCTCCCGCCCGTCGGTGTCTTCGCCGGCCGCGGCCCCCGCAGACCGAACCGCATCGGGGTTACGTGCTGCGCCATCGAATCCGTCAGCGGCCGCGAACTGACCGTGGTGGGTCTCGACGCGGTTTCGGGCACCCCGGTCATCGACCTGAAGCCGACGATGGCGGAGTTCCAGGCGGTGAACATCGAACAGCCGGAATGGGTCAGCAGCCTGATGTCGGAGTACTTCCGGCCGTAGACGGCCCGTCCCGCTCGACCGCGCTCACCAATTCCCCTATGAGCAGGTCGCCATGCGGCGGGAATGTCCGCCGGCTCCGGGACTCGACGCGGAGGCGCTGGGCGCCCGGGCGTAGGCTTCGCCCAGCACCGACCGGGGGGAGCGGAAGACATGACGGCCGAGGCAGCGCAGAGGTGGGGGTCGACCCTCGATTCGGTGGTGGTGTACGAGCAGGGTGCGGTCTGTCGCCGCCTGGCCCGGGGCAGCGTGCCGTCGGACGGCAGGGTGCGGGTGACGGGACTCCCTCGCTCGCTGGACCCGGGGTCGCTGCGGGCCCGTGTTCTGGGTGCCCCCGGGGTGCGCGTCAGTGAAGCTCGGGTAGAGGTCGAGGCCGAGCCGCTCGGCACCTCCGCGCCCGACGAGTTGCAGCACAAGGTCGAGCAGTTGCGGGACGAGTAC includes these proteins:
- a CDS encoding SAM-dependent methyltransferase — its product is MPSFEVTPIGTVRNNRTDVQHTDNWGAVRSTITVDERFGEACLQGLEGFSHVEVLFVFDQFPEHDDHREPRPYRGRPDLPPVGVFAGRGPRRPNRIGVTCCAIESVSGRELTVVGLDAVSGTPVIDLKPTMAEFQAVNIEQPEWVSSLMSEYFRP